One genomic window of Desulfatibacillum aliphaticivorans DSM 15576 includes the following:
- a CDS encoding acyl-CoA dehydrogenase family protein, with protein MGVLKYTEDHERFRLQVREYMEQEVLPHTMEWEEAHIVPKEAWRKMGEAGYLCPCISKEYGGPGLDFLYSVIITEEMAAIGQAGLAAMLHSDIVVPYINSYGTEEQKKKYLPGCVSGDIITAVAMTEPGAGSDVGGLEATAEEDGDEIVINGVKTFISNGINCDLVVLAARNPEIADKHAGVSLYLVEDGTPGFTRGKHLDKMGMHSQDTAELFFSNCRIPKENILGQKGHGFLMLMEKLQQERLMSAIANVAGAENALKWAVAYAKETMVDGKPLSKSQAVKFKLAEIATEVSMNRVFLDHLINEHMAGKDVTALTMMSKFASSEMMNEQLTDIMDIFGEYGLLESGPIAKGFRDSRITTIFAGTTEIMKTIIAKFLGL; from the coding sequence ATGGGAGTTTTAAAATACACCGAGGATCATGAGCGGTTCCGCCTGCAGGTGCGTGAGTATATGGAGCAGGAAGTGCTTCCCCATACCATGGAGTGGGAGGAAGCCCACATCGTCCCCAAAGAGGCCTGGAGAAAGATGGGCGAGGCCGGATACCTTTGCCCGTGCATTTCCAAGGAGTACGGAGGCCCGGGGCTTGACTTCCTGTATTCGGTCATCATCACGGAAGAAATGGCCGCCATAGGCCAGGCCGGTCTGGCGGCCATGCTTCACAGCGATATTGTGGTCCCTTACATCAACTCCTACGGCACGGAAGAGCAAAAGAAAAAATATCTCCCCGGCTGCGTGTCCGGCGACATTATTACGGCTGTGGCCATGACCGAGCCCGGCGCGGGCAGCGACGTGGGGGGCCTGGAAGCCACGGCCGAAGAGGACGGCGACGAAATCGTCATCAACGGCGTCAAGACCTTCATCTCCAACGGCATCAACTGCGACCTGGTCGTTTTGGCGGCCCGCAATCCTGAAATAGCCGACAAGCACGCCGGCGTGTCCCTGTACCTTGTGGAAGACGGAACGCCCGGCTTCACCCGGGGCAAGCACCTGGACAAGATGGGCATGCACAGCCAGGATACGGCGGAGCTGTTTTTTTCCAACTGCCGCATTCCCAAGGAAAACATTTTGGGCCAGAAAGGCCATGGATTCCTCATGCTCATGGAAAAGCTCCAGCAGGAGCGGCTCATGAGCGCCATAGCCAACGTGGCCGGCGCGGAAAACGCCCTCAAGTGGGCGGTGGCCTACGCCAAGGAAACCATGGTGGACGGCAAGCCTTTGAGCAAGTCGCAGGCCGTCAAGTTCAAGCTGGCCGAGATTGCCACGGAAGTCAGTATGAACCGCGTCTTCCTGGACCACTTGATCAACGAGCACATGGCCGGCAAGGACGTGACCGCCCTGACCATGATGTCCAAGTTCGCCAGTTCGGAAATGATGAACGAGCAGTTAACCGACATTATGGACATTTTCGGCGAGTACGGGCTTCTGGAGTCCGGCCCCATAGCCAAAGGCTTCCGGGACAGCCGCATCACCACCATTTTTGCAGGAACAACGGAAATCATGAAAACCATTATCGCCAAGTTTTTGGGGCTTTAG
- a CDS encoding acyl-CoA dehydrogenase family protein → MFAFTKAQQAIRKAAKDFAKGELDKETIIQWEKDGAFPTEVWEKAADLGFLGMHLPEKYSGGGLGMLDSVVTLEEICRKDSTVGVALGYATHGAECLAKWGSDALKEAFLPKVLEGEMLCAGAFGESQRGGDLTAEAVTAVKEGDEWVINGQKTYVPNGGLAGFYIVLCKTGDAASLILVEADRTGLSVEGLGRKLGGNMTPTANIAFDKVRVPAGNLVGEEGKGLAYAKEFTSENKILLAAQALGTAFGAYDRMMEYVKGREQFGRKLAQFQVSQHKIADMAVKIELSALITYKAAWVRDEGKMDPTLCSMAKMTACRTAMEVSGQSIQLFGGYGFMTEYEVERSYRDAKTLEVMAGAAAVQKDIIAQSAIGRIR, encoded by the coding sequence TTCGCATTTACCAAGGCGCAACAGGCGATACGCAAAGCCGCAAAGGACTTTGCCAAGGGGGAATTGGACAAGGAAACCATTATCCAATGGGAAAAGGACGGAGCCTTTCCGACGGAGGTTTGGGAAAAGGCGGCGGACCTGGGTTTTTTGGGCATGCATCTGCCTGAAAAATACTCGGGAGGGGGCTTGGGCATGCTGGACAGCGTGGTCACCCTGGAAGAGATCTGCCGCAAGGACTCCACCGTGGGCGTTGCCCTGGGATATGCGACCCACGGGGCGGAATGTCTGGCCAAGTGGGGAAGCGACGCCCTTAAGGAGGCTTTCCTGCCCAAGGTCTTGGAAGGGGAAATGCTTTGCGCAGGCGCGTTCGGAGAAAGCCAGCGGGGCGGCGACCTTACCGCGGAAGCCGTTACGGCGGTTAAGGAAGGCGACGAATGGGTGATCAACGGCCAGAAAACCTATGTGCCCAACGGCGGCCTGGCGGGATTTTACATTGTCCTGTGCAAGACCGGAGACGCCGCCAGCCTGATTCTGGTGGAAGCCGACCGCACCGGGCTTTCCGTGGAAGGCCTGGGCCGTAAGCTGGGGGGGAACATGACTCCCACGGCGAACATCGCCTTTGACAAAGTGCGGGTCCCTGCTGGAAACCTGGTGGGCGAGGAAGGCAAGGGGCTCGCCTACGCCAAGGAATTCACTTCGGAGAACAAGATTCTTCTGGCGGCGCAGGCTTTGGGGACCGCCTTCGGCGCTTACGACCGCATGATGGAGTACGTCAAGGGCCGCGAGCAGTTCGGCCGCAAACTGGCCCAGTTCCAGGTCAGCCAGCACAAGATCGCGGACATGGCCGTGAAAATCGAATTATCCGCCTTGATTACCTACAAAGCCGCCTGGGTGCGGGATGAAGGCAAGATGGATCCCACCTTGTGCTCCATGGCAAAGATGACGGCGTGCCGCACGGCCATGGAAGTTAGCGGCCAGTCCATCCAGCTTTTCGGCGGATACGGGTTCATGACCGAGTACGAGGTGGAGCGCTCCTATCGGGACGCCAAAACCCTGGAAGTCATGGCCGGCGCAGCCGCCGTGCAAAAGGACATCATCGCCCAAAGCGCCATCGGCAGGATTCGGTAG